DNA sequence from the Pelagibaculum spongiae genome:
TTGCTGATCCATCCGACACTTCAGGAAAATCGAAAACAAAGCGCTAGCAAGCAGAGCAAAAAAAAAGAGCGCCGAAAAACCCGACACTCTTTTTAAAAAATTTAGCCTTGCAGGATATTCGCCTACAAAAAATCTTCCAAGCCATGCTCAGACTGCAGGTCTACCGTATAGCTGCCAATGGTGATGTTCTGATCGGTCAAAGCCACTTGCTCATCGCTAATCACCCCTTCACCAAATTGGTAAATCGGTTTGATTTCAGCTTTCAATGCATCATCTAAATACTGCTGCTGCTTTTGCTGAATTTGCGCATTAGCCTGCTGCCAATCGGTCATAGCCTTTTCGCCATGGCGCTTTGTCAGCATTTGTTTGGTTTTAGTTGGCGACAAAACCAGCGCTGTTGCGTTATTACCGCCAAAACCTTTAGCGTTTAGTAATGCCGCTTGAATATCATCTCGCTGCTGGTGCTTGCTGGAAATGTGCAAATGCTCTGCAAAGACATCGTTAGCAATATGGTCGATGGTTTGAATGCCAGGAATAATACCCTGATGGAATACACCCAGTGCGGTGACTAACTGGTCACCCGCGGCGGCTGCAACTGAGTGGCCTACATAACTTTTCACTGCACATACCGGCCAATCATTAATACCAAACGCCGCTGCGGTGTCATTTAATATTTTTGATTCGGTCACTCGGTTTTGCGGCGTGCCTGTACCATGGGCCATGACCATGGAATGCTTTTGCAAACCTTCAGCACCTAATAGCTGTTTTGCTAATGCAGTTGCCTTGGCAAAACTTAACCAGTTACCGGCACCTGGGCTGGAAATCGACTTTTTATAACCATCGGCATGAACAAATACATCCGGCACGGCACCTAAAATATCGGCACCGGTTTGCAATGCCAGGCTGTCATCCATCAGTACGATAAACTGGGCCGATTCTGCTAAAACAAAACCGCAGTTATCTGAAAATGGTCGACAAGCTCGGCGATGATCGGGTGCTTGGTCATCTGCTAAACCATCGAGTTGTCGCATTGCTTTATCATTGGCTAATGCGCCCATGGTTGCATAACCTTCAATCACTTCAGCAACCACTGGCGCTTCAGCAGCACCGACAATTGCAATGCGAGCACGGCCAGCACGAATATCATTTACTGCTTGACGCAAGTTATATAAAAAGCTGGCACAAGCACCTAAGTTGGTGCCAGTAGCGCCGAGTCCGCCTAATAAATAAGCATTAATAAAATCCGCAGGCATTTCTGCCAGGCCTAAAGGCAATTGCTTAGAGGTCGCTCGCTTACCTTTAAAGCGCGCCGTCATCAAACCGCCATAGCCATTTTGGTCAAGCTGGGCCATTGCTGAGCCGGCATATACTGCCCATTTATCGGCAGGCACCAGGTTTTTCAGTTCAGACCAATCAAGACCGGAAGCATGCATGGCATCCGATGCACCATAAACCGTCATCGCCAATCCGCGAGGATGATTACGCGAAGGATAAAGTTTTTCTGGAGCAAATCCTTCTGGCAAACGACCCGCCGCAGTGACTGGGCCAGCGACCTGCTCGGCAACAAACAGTTCTTGTTTGTCTGAGAAGGTGATTTTGACTCGTTTTTCATCGACTTCTTCAACTTTCCAGATTGACGGAATTTCTGCCGGCAAATCTTTCTTGCGCATAATCAGCTGGCTATCGCCCTTGGCTTTAAACTTGCGATGAATTGTTTGTGCCAAGGGGTTAAAAGGCTGATCACTAATTTGACGGACCAGAGTTGCATCTAATAAGGCATCTTCATTTTCCACTGCAATACCCGTTAACACCGATAGCGACTGCAATGTTTGCTGCTTTAACTGATCAGGAAGCGCCTGGAACACCATTCGACGATAAGCATTAAAACCAGAACTACGACCTGCAGGGCCGATACCACCCTGGGCAACAATCAGCGGCAAACATGGCTTGGAAAGATGACCTTGAGACAAGAGATAACTCCATCAATTAGTTTTGATGGCTGAATTCTAGTGATAGTCGACTTTTCCGGATAAAATAAAAGAGACACAACATAAGACTTATTGGACAGTACCTCTGGAAAACCTGTCATCATGTAATAAATCGGAGCAATTCGGCGACAGCTGGTCAGTACCTTGCACAGTAACGAACCACTAGTGCCGAGCACGGCAGTTAAATATGATTGCGCGAATGCTTAAAATTTTATTATGCCACGCCAATATTAAAAGGTTTAAAGCACCATGAACCGCAAAAGCAGCAAGCAGCACTATCAAGTCACCTTGATTGCGTTGGATAAAATGCTCACCACCAGCCTGACATTGCCGATGGAAATGCTCAATGCTGCTCGGGCGATCATGCAAACCGAGCACGGGCGAGCACCGAGGATTAGCCTGACCGTGGCAGGCACTAATGACACCAACAACAAACCGGTTATCGCCAGCGGTGGTATTAAACTGCTGCCAGATTGCCACTACAGCCAGGTCGAGCAGGCAGATTTAATTATTGTCCCAGCGATGTGGCGTAACCCTCAGCCCATCTTGCAACTCTATTCCGAACTGATCATCTGGCTAAAACAAATGCATCTGCAAGGTAGCATGCTCGGCGCAGCGGGTACTGGCAGTTATTTATTGGCTGGCACTGGGCTACTTGATGGAAAACCGTCGACTACTCACTGGTATTATTTTGATCGCTTTCAAAAACTATTCCCGACTACCGATGTTAAAAGAGATCATCTAATCACCCATGCCGATGGTATTTTTTGCACCGGTAGCGTCAATTCAATTGCTGATTTAACCATTAACCTAATTGAACAATGGTTTGGTGAAGCGACCGCCGCCAGAGTGCGCCAACAATTTTCACCAGAAATTCGCCGCAGTACTTTTGACAGTGTCTTTGAAACAGAATTTTCCAGCTCACACCGCGATGAACTCGTTATCGCCAGCCAACAACTATTAAAAGCCAGTTTGAATCAACCGATCGATTTGTCACAAATTGCAAAAGAACAACAAGTCAGCCAACGCACTTTAAACCGACGTTTTCAGCAAGCTTTAGGAATGACGCCGCTTGAATATTTAACTCGTCTACGGCTAGAACAGGCCTGTGAACTACTGCGTGAAACCAATCTCGGCGTCGCCGAAGTCGCCGAGCAATCCGGTTTTAGCGGTGCAAGTTATCTGGCAAAGATTTTTCGTAAACACTTTCAAATCACCCCGGGAGAATACCGCACCAGTGTTAGAGGCAAACTGTTTACTTTGTAAGTCCTGGCACCTCTAAGATGCAAATTTTAGCTGTAAACAGAAATATATTTAGGCTCGATAACTTCACATTCTGTTAATAATTTGAAATTTCACTTGTGATTCTGCGGAGATATCAGAACAATAACCCGCATCAAATCGCTCCCCAGCTTAAAAGCTAACAATAATTGAATGGGGGCTCCCCTGGGAGAACATTAATGAGCCATCAAATCGAATTCACCGGCAAAGTTCGTGAAGGATTCAATCGAGATGAAGTGAAGCAGCACTTTGCCTCTTTAAATGAAGGTGCCAGTAATGAAATGGTCAGCCAGCTATTTTCATCTACTAATAGCATTGTGATCAAAAAAGAATTAGAGCTGAAACAAGCCGAAGTACTAATCAAAAAATTGGCAAATATCGGAATGGAATGTCGTATTTCTAGCCTCGGTAAAGCCAACTTTGGTGCCAGAGACACTGCAGCTGTCCAGAAAAAACAGCCAATGTCATTTGACCCCATTCATAACAATGGTCCGGTTGATCCAACTCGAATTGCATCCAGCCAAGCCAAACAGCAACCAACCCAGCAAGCTGCTGAGCAAAAACAGCCGTTCGGTGGTTTATCCCTCGAAGCCAAACACGAGCCAGAAATTCAGCCCCAAGCTGAAGCACCTAATATGCACTCAGCGGCATTTAATGCCCAGGGGACGAACAACGTTTCAGGACAAAACTTTTCCCAGAACAATTCACAACACCATTCACAACACAATCCTTACCAAAGCCCATCGGCACCCTTGCAAGGTTTTGCTGATGACGAAGAAAACCTCTACCCACCAAGAAATGCGGGGTTTGCCAGTGGCGTACGCTGGATCGCACAAGGTTTTGGTATGTTTTTTCAAAAACCACTGGGATGGATTGGCTGCTTTTTAATCTATGGCATTATCTCTGTAATTTTGGCAGTTATCCCCGTTGTTAATTTTTTTGCAGCCTTCTTCCATGTCATTTTCATGGCAGGTTTTTATGCCGTAGCACATCAGCAAAAAACAGAAAACACGCTCTCCATTGGTGAATTATTCAGTGGTTTCAGTAAAACCGGCTCGTTAGTATTTTCAATGGTTATTCAATCTGTTGGATTTATCGTCGTTTTAGCGATTGCTTATGGCATGGCTGACTTCGGTGCCTTGGCAACTTATGCCGCAGATTCCGGTATGGATATACAAAACCTATCAACCGCAGATTTAATCGGGTTGCTCTGGTTATTTATTACTCCAATATTGGTGTTAAGCCTATTAATCATCCCGATCATGATGGCTGGTTTTTATGCGCCTGCATTAATTATGTTACAAGATCTTTCGGCACCAGAAGCACTAAAACAAAGCTTCTTTGGTTGTTTGAAAAATGTTCATTCGCTAACTCTTTACAGCATTATTGCATTGATTCTGCTAATTATTGGTGGATCGCTACTTGGGCTGGGTTTATTTGTTGCGGTACCAGTAATGCTTGCGGCAAGTTATATGTCTTACAGGGATATATTCCTTCACGATAACGAATAACTTA
Encoded proteins:
- a CDS encoding beta-ketoacyl synthase, with amino-acid sequence MSQGHLSKPCLPLIVAQGGIGPAGRSSGFNAYRRMVFQALPDQLKQQTLQSLSVLTGIAVENEDALLDATLVRQISDQPFNPLAQTIHRKFKAKGDSQLIMRKKDLPAEIPSIWKVEEVDEKRVKITFSDKQELFVAEQVAGPVTAAGRLPEGFAPEKLYPSRNHPRGLAMTVYGASDAMHASGLDWSELKNLVPADKWAVYAGSAMAQLDQNGYGGLMTARFKGKRATSKQLPLGLAEMPADFINAYLLGGLGATGTNLGACASFLYNLRQAVNDIRAGRARIAIVGAAEAPVVAEVIEGYATMGALANDKAMRQLDGLADDQAPDHRRACRPFSDNCGFVLAESAQFIVLMDDSLALQTGADILGAVPDVFVHADGYKKSISSPGAGNWLSFAKATALAKQLLGAEGLQKHSMVMAHGTGTPQNRVTESKILNDTAAAFGINDWPVCAVKSYVGHSVAAAAGDQLVTALGVFHQGIIPGIQTIDHIANDVFAEHLHISSKHQQRDDIQAALLNAKGFGGNNATALVLSPTKTKQMLTKRHGEKAMTDWQQANAQIQQKQQQYLDDALKAEIKPIYQFGEGVISDEQVALTDQNITIGSYTVDLQSEHGLEDFL
- a CDS encoding GlxA family transcriptional regulator, whose product is MNRKSSKQHYQVTLIALDKMLTTSLTLPMEMLNAARAIMQTEHGRAPRISLTVAGTNDTNNKPVIASGGIKLLPDCHYSQVEQADLIIVPAMWRNPQPILQLYSELIIWLKQMHLQGSMLGAAGTGSYLLAGTGLLDGKPSTTHWYYFDRFQKLFPTTDVKRDHLITHADGIFCTGSVNSIADLTINLIEQWFGEATAARVRQQFSPEIRRSTFDSVFETEFSSSHRDELVIASQQLLKASLNQPIDLSQIAKEQQVSQRTLNRRFQQALGMTPLEYLTRLRLEQACELLRETNLGVAEVAEQSGFSGASYLAKIFRKHFQITPGEYRTSVRGKLFTL
- a CDS encoding BPSS1780 family membrane protein; the encoded protein is MSHQIEFTGKVREGFNRDEVKQHFASLNEGASNEMVSQLFSSTNSIVIKKELELKQAEVLIKKLANIGMECRISSLGKANFGARDTAAVQKKQPMSFDPIHNNGPVDPTRIASSQAKQQPTQQAAEQKQPFGGLSLEAKHEPEIQPQAEAPNMHSAAFNAQGTNNVSGQNFSQNNSQHHSQHNPYQSPSAPLQGFADDEENLYPPRNAGFASGVRWIAQGFGMFFQKPLGWIGCFLIYGIISVILAVIPVVNFFAAFFHVIFMAGFYAVAHQQKTENTLSIGELFSGFSKTGSLVFSMVIQSVGFIVVLAIAYGMADFGALATYAADSGMDIQNLSTADLIGLLWLFITPILVLSLLIIPIMMAGFYAPALIMLQDLSAPEALKQSFFGCLKNVHSLTLYSIIALILLIIGGSLLGLGLFVAVPVMLAASYMSYRDIFLHDNE